From Brevibacillus marinus, a single genomic window includes:
- a CDS encoding peptidase U32 family protein, protein MVVQVKKPELLAPAGNLEKLKFAVLYGADAVYIGGQKFGLRAKAGNFTLEDMVEGVKFAHDRGAKVYVAANIMAHNEDFAGMAEYFQTLHEIGVDAAIIADPAVVDICKEAAPELEIHLSTQSSTTNWQSVQFWGAEGIPRVVLAREVSLAEIREIKKHVPNVEIEAFIHGAMCISYSGRCVLSNHMTHRDANRGGCAQSCRWKYDLFAEEEDEAIPLFAEGDEAFTMSSKDLCMIEHIPELIEAGVDSLKIEGRMKSVHYVATVVNAYRRVIDAYCEDPEGFVFKPEWKEEILKAANRPLTTGFYFHAPTEEDQIFGAPPKMAAYDFAGLVLEYDPQTGIALIEQRNHFQLGQEVEFIGPTHEKFTQRVEAMWDEEGQELSEARHPLQKIRMKVDKPVAPYDLMRKEK, encoded by the coding sequence TTGGTCGTTCAAGTGAAAAAACCGGAACTGCTCGCACCGGCCGGCAACCTGGAAAAATTGAAGTTCGCCGTGCTGTACGGTGCGGATGCGGTGTACATCGGCGGCCAGAAGTTCGGCCTGCGCGCCAAAGCGGGCAACTTCACCCTGGAAGACATGGTGGAAGGGGTAAAATTCGCCCATGATCGCGGGGCGAAGGTGTATGTCGCGGCCAACATCATGGCCCATAACGAAGACTTTGCGGGGATGGCGGAGTATTTCCAGACCCTGCACGAGATTGGCGTGGACGCGGCGATCATCGCCGATCCGGCGGTCGTGGATATTTGCAAGGAGGCGGCCCCCGAGCTGGAAATTCACTTGAGCACGCAGTCCTCCACCACCAACTGGCAGTCCGTGCAGTTTTGGGGGGCAGAGGGGATTCCGCGTGTCGTGCTGGCGCGCGAGGTGTCGCTGGCGGAGATCCGGGAGATCAAAAAGCATGTGCCGAATGTGGAGATCGAAGCCTTCATTCACGGCGCGATGTGCATCTCCTACTCCGGCAGGTGCGTCTTGTCCAACCACATGACCCACCGCGACGCCAACCGCGGCGGCTGTGCCCAGTCCTGCCGGTGGAAGTACGACCTGTTTGCCGAGGAGGAGGACGAGGCGATCCCGCTGTTCGCCGAGGGGGACGAGGCCTTTACGATGAGTTCCAAAGACCTCTGCATGATCGAACACATTCCCGAGCTGATCGAAGCGGGCGTCGATTCGCTGAAAATTGAGGGCCGGATGAAGAGCGTCCACTACGTGGCCACGGTCGTCAACGCGTACCGGCGGGTGATTGACGCGTACTGCGAAGATCCGGAGGGGTTTGTCTTCAAGCCGGAGTGGAAAGAAGAGATTCTCAAGGCGGCCAATCGTCCGCTGACGACAGGTTTTTACTTTCACGCGCCCACAGAAGAGGACCAGATTTTCGGCGCGCCGCCCAAGATGGCTGCATACGACTTTGCCGGACTCGTGCTGGAGTACGATCCGCAAACGGGAATCGCCCTGATCGAACAGCGGAATCACTTCCAGCTGGGTCAGGAAGTGGAGTTCATCGGGCCTACCCACGAGAAGTTTACGCAGCGCGTGGAAGCGATGTGGGATGAAGAGGGACAAGAGTTGAGCGAAGCGCGCCATCCGCTGCAAAAAATTCGCATGAAAGTGGACAAACCGGTTGCGCCGTACGATTTGATGCGCAAGGAAAAGTAA
- a CDS encoding peptidase U32 family protein has product MDRQLPELNISAGSQAEAEQLLAHGADAVTVGEERYALRTPGDVDLAALQAIAEAAHGAGKRVYVLVNALLHNESLHGVEEYLQAVAEAGADAIVFGDPAVYMAARRVAPGLELHWSTETTSTNWRTVNFWARKGAGRALLARELSLNEVVEIKRNSMIPIQVQVHGMTCIFHSKRELVTNYLRAQQRDGKRDVPPNQDVLQNEGVPLFLREHTREGQRYPVLENAHGTHIMSSDDICMLPHLAALLAAGIDSFYIEGFGKSLAYNCQVVSLYRQALEQLRDQPEQPVDPAYVEAIQAIQPANRPLGTGFFFKEQIY; this is encoded by the coding sequence ATGGATAGACAGCTTCCCGAGTTGAACATTTCGGCCGGCAGCCAAGCAGAAGCAGAGCAGCTGTTGGCGCACGGCGCCGACGCGGTGACGGTCGGCGAAGAGCGGTACGCGCTGCGGACGCCGGGGGATGTTGACCTGGCTGCGCTGCAGGCGATCGCGGAGGCGGCGCATGGCGCCGGCAAGCGCGTCTACGTGCTGGTCAACGCGCTGTTGCACAACGAATCCCTGCACGGGGTGGAGGAGTATCTCCAGGCGGTGGCAGAGGCAGGCGCCGATGCCATCGTGTTCGGCGACCCGGCGGTGTACATGGCGGCGCGGCGGGTGGCTCCCGGCCTGGAACTCCATTGGAGCACGGAGACGACGTCGACCAACTGGCGGACGGTCAACTTCTGGGCGCGAAAAGGGGCCGGCCGCGCGCTGCTCGCGCGGGAGTTGTCGCTGAACGAAGTGGTGGAGATCAAGCGCAACAGCATGATTCCGATACAGGTTCAGGTGCACGGCATGACCTGTATCTTTCACTCCAAACGGGAGCTGGTCACGAATTACCTGCGCGCCCAGCAGCGGGACGGAAAGCGGGACGTGCCGCCCAACCAGGATGTGCTGCAAAACGAGGGCGTGCCCCTGTTTCTGCGGGAACATACCCGCGAAGGGCAGCGCTACCCGGTGTTGGAAAACGCGCACGGCACGCACATCATGAGCAGTGACGACATCTGCATGCTGCCGCATCTCGCGGCGCTGCTCGCAGCCGGTATCGACAGTTTCTATATTGAAGGATTTGGCAAATCGCTTGCCTACAACTGCCAGGTGGTCTCGCTGTACCGGCAGGCGCTGGAGCAGCTGCGCGATCAGCCGGAGCAGCCGGTTGACCCGGCTTACGTGGAAGCGATTCAAGCGATCCAGCCTGCCAACCGGCCGCTTGGCACGGGATTTTTCTTCAAAGAACAGATCTACTAG